The Pricia mediterranea genome includes a window with the following:
- the proB gene encoding glutamate 5-kinase — MYKQRVVIKVGTNVMTNKDNRIVRPILKKLVKQIAELYENDIMTVLVSSGSVIAGMEVLGNSQISDKTARRQVYSAIGQPRMMRLYYNIFRDYGMKCAQVLATKRDFNPGVHRENMINCYEGLMAEGVVPIANEDDAVSVTKSMFSDNDELASLVAELIQADKFIILTDIDGLYTGHPDDEHTEVIENVGVDENVEKYVKEVKKGEAEGRGGMGSKLSIAKQTAAKNIPTFIANGKRDNIIIDIVEGKQVGTRVMA; from the coding sequence ACCAACGTAATGACCAATAAGGATAACCGGATCGTTAGGCCCATCTTAAAAAAATTGGTCAAGCAGATTGCCGAACTCTATGAAAACGATATCATGACGGTATTGGTTTCTTCAGGATCGGTCATTGCGGGAATGGAAGTTTTGGGCAATTCGCAAATTTCGGACAAAACCGCTAGAAGGCAGGTGTATTCGGCAATCGGCCAGCCGCGTATGATGCGACTCTACTATAATATATTCAGGGATTACGGGATGAAATGCGCCCAGGTGCTCGCCACCAAGCGGGATTTTAATCCGGGGGTTCATCGCGAGAATATGATCAATTGTTATGAAGGATTGATGGCCGAAGGCGTCGTACCCATTGCCAACGAAGACGATGCGGTTTCCGTAACAAAATCGATGTTCTCCGATAACGACGAGCTGGCAAGCTTGGTCGCGGAACTGATTCAGGCGGATAAATTTATTATATTGACGGATATAGACGGACTCTACACCGGGCATCCGGACGACGAACATACCGAGGTCATAGAAAATGTGGGGGTGGACGAAAATGTGGAGAAATACGTGAAGGAGGTCAAAAAAGGTGAGGCCGAAGGACGCGGCGGCATGGGCTCGAAACTCAGTATCGCCAAGCAGACCGCCGCCAAAAACATACCTACCTTTATCGCCAATGGAAAACGCGACAACATCATTATTGATATTGTGGAAGGCAAACAGGTTGGTACGCGGGTCATGGCGTGA